The genomic segment CCACCAACAAAGATCATAGGAAAAGAGATTAAACCCGCTATAGGTCCAGCGCTCTCCGGCGTTTTTGCTAAACTGGCGATAATAAAACCAATCGACAAAAATGTGAGGGTACCCAATAAAATAAAGAGCAACAAGAGCAACCACGATCCATATACGTGAACCCCGAAAACAAAATATGCCACTAATACTACCACTAATGCTTGCAGTCCATTCAGCAAGATCCGAGCCGATATTTGCGCAGCAATAAAGGTAGCACTATTAAGTGGGGTTCCTTGCATCCGGCGCAAAATACCGCGTTCTCTCCAAGAGGCAATCGTCGCAGCTACCCCGTTCAAATTATTTGTCATGATTAATAGCGATAAAATACCAGGAACCAAAAAATCGATATAATTGAGCTCTTTTGCATGTACATTTTTCGCTTCCACCGTAATACGCGGCTCAAAACCAACTACTTCTTTATTTTGTTCATCTACTGCTTGTTCCACCAGCGTGGACCCAATCTCTTTTAATGTTTGATTGCTTTCATCCAAATATAGGAGTATTTTATGATCGGAAGATTTCCCATGTTGCTGTAATTGGGTAGAGAAGCCGGACTTGATCACCACCAGCGCGTCCAGTTCACCTTCTTCAAGAAGTTGAACCCCAGCTTCCACATCCTCACTTTGCTCCAACTCACTCCAAGTAAACCCCTCTTTTTGCTGCAATTGTGAGAGAAACGCTTGCGACGCTTGCGACTGATCTTGATCGACCACCGCTAATTTGAGGGAGAAAGGAGCACTGTCTTCTTTTCCTCCTAAAAGAGTACCCAAGGCTAAAATCATAAAGACGGGTAAAATTAAAGACCAGATAATCGTATTTTTATTACGTAGAAACAAGAGCAGCTGCACTTTGGTCAGTTGTAAATAAGCCTTCATTCTGCTGTCAACCTCTTTCCTGTTCGCTCCAAAAATACATCTTCCAAGGTCGCACTAC from the Mechercharimyces sp. CAU 1602 genome contains:
- a CDS encoding ABC transporter permease; the protein is MKAYLQLTKVQLLLFLRNKNTIIWSLILPVFMILALGTLLGGKEDSAPFSLKLAVVDQDQSQASQAFLSQLQQKEGFTWSELEQSEDVEAGVQLLEEGELDALVVIKSGFSTQLQQHGKSSDHKILLYLDESNQTLKEIGSTLVEQAVDEQNKEVVGFEPRITVEAKNVHAKELNYIDFLVPGILSLLIMTNNLNGVAATIASWRERGILRRMQGTPLNSATFIAAQISARILLNGLQALVVVLVAYFVFGVHVYGSWLLLLLFILLGTLTFLSIGFIIASLAKTPESAGPIAGLISFPMIFVGGIFFPVRDLPGFLQPLVKAIPIGYLTDALRGVMNTGATIIDLWIPALVLSAWLIASFAIAAWSFRWDVD